The Sagittula sp. P11 genome window below encodes:
- the boxA gene encoding benzoyl-CoA 2,3-epoxidase subunit BoxA, translating into MNKPLKQHLIDPEICIRCYTCEMTCPVEAITHNDENVVVDPDKCNFCMDCIPVCPTGSIDEWRVVREPYSLDAQFGWMELPEQEDLGADEAETGLEALDEAMAALLAEAHSGAGGKAKAPASAAKATVNLYTLGKPATAKVTGIVPLTKDPEHDVRHIILDFGGQPMPVLEGQSIGIVPPGADAEGKPFLPRLYSVSSPRDGERPNYNNVSLTVKREKGGLCSNYLCDLKVGDEVRVTGPFGATFLMPDDPEARLLMICTGTGSAPMRAFTMRRQRTVGGRSGGMVMFFGARTPDALPYFGPLKKVPEALLEQHLVYSRQGEAKEYVQDRMRAEEDRVAELLGDPKTHVYICGLRGMEEGVEKALTNIAESIGQQWTALRDGMRDEGRYHVETY; encoded by the coding sequence ATGAACAAGCCGCTGAAACAGCACCTGATCGACCCGGAGATCTGCATCCGCTGCTACACCTGCGAGATGACCTGTCCGGTCGAGGCGATTACCCACAACGACGAGAACGTCGTGGTGGACCCGGACAAGTGCAACTTCTGCATGGACTGCATCCCGGTTTGCCCCACGGGGTCCATCGACGAGTGGCGCGTGGTGCGCGAGCCCTATTCGCTGGACGCGCAGTTCGGCTGGATGGAACTGCCGGAGCAGGAGGACCTGGGCGCCGACGAGGCGGAAACCGGCCTCGAGGCGCTGGACGAGGCGATGGCGGCGCTTCTGGCGGAGGCGCATTCGGGGGCGGGCGGCAAGGCGAAGGCGCCGGCCTCGGCGGCGAAGGCGACGGTGAACCTCTATACGCTGGGCAAGCCCGCGACCGCGAAGGTGACGGGCATCGTGCCGCTGACCAAGGACCCGGAGCACGACGTGCGCCACATCATCCTCGACTTCGGCGGCCAGCCCATGCCGGTGCTGGAAGGCCAGTCCATCGGGATCGTCCCGCCGGGCGCGGATGCGGAGGGCAAGCCCTTCCTGCCGCGGCTTTACTCGGTGTCGAGCCCGCGCGACGGCGAGCGGCCGAACTACAACAACGTCTCGCTGACGGTGAAGCGGGAGAAGGGCGGGCTCTGCTCGAACTACCTGTGCGACCTGAAGGTCGGCGACGAGGTGCGGGTCACCGGCCCCTTCGGCGCGACCTTCCTGATGCCCGACGACCCGGAGGCGCGGCTTCTGATGATCTGCACCGGCACCGGCTCGGCGCCGATGCGGGCCTTCACCATGCGGCGCCAGCGCACGGTGGGCGGCAGGTCGGGGGGCATGGTGATGTTCTTCGGCGCGCGCACGCCCGACGCGCTGCCCTACTTCGGCCCGCTGAAGAAGGTGCCGGAGGCGCTGCTGGAGCAGCACCTCGTCTATTCGCGCCAGGGGGAGGCGAAGGAATACGTGCAGGACCGGATGCGGGCCGAGGAGGACCGGGTGGCGGAGCTGCTGGGCGATCCGAAGACCCACGTCTACATCTGCGGCCTGCGCGGCATGGAGGAAGGGGTCGAGAAGGCGCTGACCAACATCGCCGAAAGCATCGGTCAGCAATGGACGGCGCTGCGCGACGGGATGCGCGACGAGGGGCGCTATCACGTGGAGACGTACTGA
- a CDS encoding thioesterase family protein: MGQPFEHEIRVTWGDCDPARIAYTARIPWFALDAINAWWEEKLGDGWFQMELDRGVGTPFVNMTIDFRSPVTPRHRLICAVRPVRLGETSVSFEVLGRQDGVLCFEGRFTCVFIDAPTFRKAPPPEDIRAVVEAHLD; this comes from the coding sequence ATGGGGCAGCCGTTCGAGCATGAGATCCGGGTGACATGGGGGGACTGCGATCCGGCGCGTATCGCCTATACCGCGCGCATCCCCTGGTTCGCGCTGGATGCGATCAATGCCTGGTGGGAGGAGAAGCTGGGGGACGGCTGGTTCCAGATGGAACTGGACCGCGGCGTCGGCACGCCGTTCGTCAACATGACCATCGATTTCCGCAGCCCGGTCACGCCGCGCCACCGGCTGATCTGTGCCGTGCGCCCGGTGCGGCTGGGCGAGACCTCGGTGAGTTTCGAGGTGCTGGGGCGGCAGGACGGGGTCCTGTGTTTCGAGGGGCGCTTTACCTGCGTGTTCATCGATGCGCCCACTTTCCGCAAGGCGCCGCCGCCGGAGGATATCCGAGCGGTGGTGGAGGCGCATCTGGACTGA
- a CDS encoding helix-turn-helix transcriptional regulator — MSKAGPLTQDMATRGAEADRAVEALLARVGERVRRAREARHIPRRVLSEMSGVSPRYLAQLETGEGNISIGLLTKVACALDLSVERLVGEDDPWSSEVLRMSEMFRRADRGMQARVLAMLEAQAPEGARAQRVCLVGLRGAGKSTLGRLAGEALGVPFLELNAEIARIGGMPVAEIMALYGAEGYREMEAEALEGVISAHERIILAVGGGLVAESVTYERVLERFHTVWVKASPEEHMARVRAQGDLRPMAGQPEAMQQLRTILRAREVLYERAHAQLDTSGAGLDESLEAMKTLLADEGFLD, encoded by the coding sequence ATGAGCAAGGCTGGGCCGCTGACACAGGACATGGCGACGCGCGGGGCGGAGGCGGACCGGGCCGTGGAGGCCCTGCTGGCGCGCGTGGGCGAGCGCGTGCGCCGCGCCCGCGAGGCCCGTCACATCCCGCGCCGCGTGTTGTCGGAGATGTCGGGTGTCTCGCCGCGCTACCTCGCGCAGCTGGAGACCGGCGAGGGCAACATCTCCATCGGGCTTCTGACCAAGGTGGCCTGCGCGCTCGACCTGTCGGTGGAGCGGCTGGTGGGCGAGGACGATCCGTGGTCGTCCGAGGTGCTGCGCATGTCCGAGATGTTCCGCCGCGCCGACCGGGGGATGCAGGCCCGCGTGCTGGCGATGCTGGAGGCGCAGGCGCCGGAGGGTGCGCGGGCGCAGCGGGTGTGCCTTGTGGGCCTGCGCGGCGCGGGCAAGTCGACGCTGGGGCGGCTGGCAGGTGAGGCGCTGGGCGTGCCGTTCCTGGAACTGAACGCGGAGATCGCGCGGATCGGCGGGATGCCGGTGGCGGAGATCATGGCGCTTTATGGGGCCGAAGGCTACCGGGAGATGGAGGCGGAGGCGCTGGAAGGCGTGATCTCGGCCCACGAGCGGATCATCCTGGCGGTCGGCGGCGGGCTGGTGGCGGAAAGCGTCACCTACGAGCGGGTGCTGGAGCGGTTCCACACGGTCTGGGTCAAGGCCTCGCCGGAGGAGCACATGGCGCGGGTGCGCGCGCAGGGCGACCTGCGGCCGATGGCCGGCCAGCCCGAGGCGATGCAGCAGCTGCGCACCATCCTGCGGGCGCGCGAGGTGCTGTACGAGCGGGCGCATGCGCAGCTCGACACCAGCGGCGCCGGCCTTGACGAGAGCCTGGAGGCGATGAAGACGCTGCTGGCGGACGAGGGATTTCTGGACTGA
- a CDS encoding 3-hydroxyacyl-CoA dehydrogenase NAD-binding domain-containing protein, with amino-acid sequence MAVSCRREGTALIVTLDNPPVNAIGLAVREGLAAALERAGTEEALSRVVLTGAGRAFAAGGDAREFDAPAVAPHLNDIVAGIEACDVPWVAAINGVALGGGCELALACRYRIAAPGVQIGLPEVTLGVVPGSGGTQRLPRLIGMAAALDMIPTGKPVSAEKAEALGLVDGLAEDPLAVALGLDVGTLALATPVCDLPAPEMDAEAVEAAQALAARKMPQQVAPLTAIALIASTPAVTLAAGLAEERTAFLTLRADSQARALRHVFFAERGAKAPAGLEAAPGDTGHVAVVGGGTMGAGIAYACMNAGLRVTLLETDADGVARAEANVGKIVEASLKRGLISAAGGEERRARLAVTSDYAAAAGAGLAIEAAFESMEVKREVFGRLQAALATDAVLASNTSYLDLNEIARSVDDPSRVVGLHFFAPAHIMKLLEIVKGEATSDRALATGFALAKTLRKVPVLAGVCDGFIGNRILARYREAADTVLMDGSTPWEIDEAMVDFGYAMGPYEAQDLSGLDIAHANRRRQDATRDPARRYIPIADRMVELGKLGRKTGAGWYRYPGGGGKVEDPIVADLALEEAHFAGIARVDYAPDEIRERLLLAMINEAADILGEGIAASARDIDLVTVFGYGFPRWRGGLMWYADEWGVPEIVAKLKALAEEDPVVWKISPVLQDCAATGTPLAEWRRA; translated from the coding sequence ATGGCTGTGAGCTGCCGCAGAGAGGGCACGGCCCTGATCGTGACATTGGACAACCCGCCGGTGAACGCCATCGGCCTCGCGGTGCGCGAGGGGCTGGCCGCGGCGCTGGAGCGGGCCGGGACGGAAGAGGCGCTGAGCCGCGTGGTGCTGACCGGCGCGGGCCGGGCCTTTGCCGCGGGCGGCGACGCGCGGGAGTTCGACGCGCCCGCCGTGGCGCCGCACCTCAACGACATCGTGGCGGGCATCGAGGCCTGCGATGTGCCCTGGGTGGCGGCGATCAACGGCGTGGCGCTGGGGGGCGGCTGCGAGCTGGCGCTGGCCTGCCGCTACCGGATCGCGGCGCCGGGGGTGCAGATCGGCCTGCCGGAGGTCACGCTCGGCGTGGTGCCGGGGTCGGGCGGGACGCAGCGGCTGCCGCGGTTGATCGGCATGGCGGCGGCGCTGGACATGATCCCCACGGGCAAGCCGGTCAGCGCGGAGAAGGCGGAGGCGCTTGGGCTGGTCGACGGGCTGGCGGAGGACCCGCTGGCGGTGGCCCTGGGGCTGGACGTGGGGACGCTGGCGCTGGCCACGCCGGTCTGCGACCTGCCCGCGCCTGAGATGGACGCAGAGGCGGTGGAGGCGGCGCAGGCGCTGGCGGCGCGGAAGATGCCGCAGCAGGTGGCGCCGCTGACGGCCATCGCGCTGATCGCCTCGACCCCGGCGGTGACGCTGGCGGCGGGGCTGGCGGAGGAGCGCACCGCCTTCCTTACGCTCCGCGCGGACAGCCAGGCGCGGGCGCTGCGGCATGTCTTCTTTGCCGAACGGGGGGCGAAGGCGCCGGCGGGGCTGGAGGCCGCGCCGGGCGACACCGGCCACGTGGCGGTTGTCGGCGGCGGCACGATGGGGGCGGGGATCGCCTACGCCTGTATGAACGCCGGGCTGCGGGTCACCCTGCTGGAGACCGACGCCGACGGGGTGGCGCGGGCGGAGGCGAACGTCGGGAAAATCGTCGAGGCCTCGCTGAAGCGCGGCCTGATCTCGGCGGCGGGCGGGGAGGAGCGCCGCGCGCGGCTGGCGGTGACATCGGATTACGCTGCGGCGGCGGGCGCGGGGCTGGCGATCGAGGCGGCCTTCGAGTCGATGGAGGTGAAACGCGAGGTCTTCGGCCGGTTGCAGGCGGCGCTGGCGACTGACGCGGTGCTGGCGAGCAACACCTCCTACCTCGACCTGAACGAGATCGCGCGGTCGGTGGACGATCCGTCGCGGGTGGTGGGGCTGCACTTCTTCGCGCCCGCGCACATCATGAAGCTGCTGGAGATCGTGAAGGGGGAGGCGACATCGGACCGGGCGCTGGCGACGGGCTTTGCGCTGGCGAAGACGCTGAGGAAGGTGCCGGTGCTGGCCGGGGTCTGCGACGGGTTCATCGGCAACCGCATCCTCGCACGCTACCGCGAGGCGGCGGACACGGTGTTGATGGACGGCTCCACGCCCTGGGAGATCGACGAGGCGATGGTGGATTTCGGTTACGCCATGGGCCCTTACGAGGCGCAGGACCTGTCGGGGCTGGACATCGCCCACGCCAACCGGCGACGGCAGGACGCGACGCGCGACCCGGCGCGGCGCTACATTCCCATCGCCGACCGGATGGTGGAACTGGGCAAGCTGGGGCGCAAGACCGGGGCGGGCTGGTATCGCTACCCGGGCGGCGGCGGCAAGGTGGAGGACCCGATCGTGGCGGACCTCGCGCTGGAAGAGGCGCATTTCGCCGGGATCGCGCGCGTCGACTACGCACCGGACGAGATCCGCGAGCGGCTGCTGCTGGCGATGATCAACGAGGCGGCGGACATCCTGGGCGAGGGGATCGCGGCCTCGGCGCGCGACATCGACCTGGTGACGGTCTTCGGCTACGGCTTCCCGCGCTGGCGCGGCGGGCTGATGTGGTACGCGGACGAATGGGGCGTGCCGGAGATCGTGGCGAAGCTGAAGGCGCTGGCGGAGGAAGACCCGGTCGTCTGGAAGATTTCGCCGGTGCTGCAGGACTGCGCGGCCACCGGAACGCCGCTGGCGGAGTGGCGGCGCGCCTGA
- a CDS encoding 3'-5' exonuclease, which yields MFSGLSLRLRIFLFFCVIALGGTALAGAALWFGYTRALRTDDANGFTLAAILIAFGFTALCAGIWLLFDENVAKPIERLSAELRARAHAGIATRVDADAARYLGDLGPAASALSSQLSASTLASADRIAAETARLESEKARLTALLTEIPVATILVGNADQIVLYDGQAAEVLASQGIPRLNAPVTDYFDGAALKGLRKQMNRTGREVTATLPGHDGAQSYDARLRPMDGGGYIILVDASHLDLPPEAARPLTYDFALLDQAPGALDAMPLGRLTYTVFDTETTGLLPHKDEIVQIGAVRIVNGRIVPGERMDQLVNPGRPIPPASSKVHGVTDAMVATAPGIAEAGRRFHTFARDSVIVAHNAPFDMAFLHRHKARMGVEWTHPILDTVLLSAILFGASQTHTLDALCDRLAVTIPPDLRHTALGDAHATAEVFSRMLPMLEARGMATLSDVLAETKRHGRLIEDMN from the coding sequence ATGTTCTCCGGCCTCAGCCTCCGACTGCGGATCTTCCTGTTCTTCTGCGTGATCGCGCTCGGCGGCACGGCGCTGGCGGGCGCGGCGCTGTGGTTCGGCTACACACGGGCGCTGAGGACGGATGACGCCAACGGCTTCACCCTCGCCGCGATCCTCATCGCCTTCGGCTTCACCGCGCTCTGCGCCGGGATCTGGCTGCTGTTCGACGAGAACGTGGCCAAACCCATCGAACGCCTCTCTGCCGAACTCCGCGCCAGGGCACATGCCGGGATCGCCACCCGCGTCGACGCCGATGCCGCGCGCTACCTGGGCGACCTCGGCCCCGCCGCCTCGGCGCTCAGTTCGCAGCTCTCCGCCAGCACGCTGGCCAGCGCCGACCGCATCGCAGCCGAAACCGCGCGCCTCGAATCCGAGAAGGCCCGCCTGACCGCGCTGCTGACCGAGATCCCCGTCGCCACGATCCTCGTGGGCAACGCCGACCAGATCGTGCTCTACGACGGGCAGGCCGCCGAGGTGCTGGCCTCGCAGGGCATCCCCCGGCTGAACGCGCCCGTGACCGACTATTTCGACGGCGCGGCGCTCAAGGGACTGCGCAAGCAGATGAACAGGACCGGGCGCGAGGTCACGGCCACCCTGCCCGGCCACGACGGTGCGCAAAGCTACGACGCAAGGCTGCGCCCGATGGACGGCGGCGGCTACATCATCCTCGTGGATGCCTCGCACCTCGACCTCCCGCCCGAGGCCGCCCGCCCCCTGACCTACGACTTCGCCCTGCTCGACCAGGCGCCCGGCGCGCTCGACGCCATGCCGCTCGGACGGCTGACCTACACGGTGTTCGACACCGAGACGACGGGCCTCCTTCCCCACAAGGACGAGATCGTGCAGATCGGTGCGGTGCGCATCGTCAACGGACGCATCGTGCCGGGCGAGCGCATGGACCAGCTCGTCAACCCGGGCCGCCCGATCCCGCCCGCCTCCTCGAAGGTGCACGGCGTGACCGATGCGATGGTCGCCACGGCCCCGGGCATCGCCGAGGCCGGGCGCCGCTTCCACACCTTCGCCCGGGACAGCGTGATCGTGGCACACAACGCGCCGTTCGACATGGCCTTCCTGCACCGCCACAAGGCACGCATGGGCGTGGAATGGACCCACCCGATCCTCGACACGGTGCTGCTGTCGGCGATCCTCTTCGGCGCGTCGCAGACCCACACGCTCGACGCGCTCTGCGACCGCCTGGCCGTGACCATCCCGCCGGACCTGCGCCACACCGCACTGGGCGACGCCCACGCCACGGCAGAGGTCTTCAGCCGCATGCTCCCCATGCTGGAGGCGCGCGGCATGGCGACGCTCTCGGACGTCCTCGCGGAAACGAAACGCCACGGCCGCCTGATCGAAGACATGAACTGA
- a CDS encoding DUF294 nucleotidyltransferase-like domain-containing protein, protein MPIDKDALRRFLTSVHPYDALAPEVLEELLPAFRPQSIAADQPVYELDAPLEGLYLIHSGGVAVRDRNDVQISALGPRNSFGERGLTRDGRAVTSARTTEDSLLLVLPRPDFLRLVETQPAVAKFFDRGRAAKPRRADLATSRVETLMATRTLTCPPETTVREAARMMDERHVSSICITEDGMLRGIATVRDLSGKVVGGGLPLDTPVTRVMTAAPVTLPPSAIGSDVLHMMMERRIGHVPITEGPRLVGMVTQTDLTRFQAMTSAELVSEIAQAGDVQAMARVTARIPQLLVQLVAGGNRHEVTTRLITDIADTATRRLLTLAEARLGRPPVPYLWAACGSQGRQEQTGVSDQDNVLILSDDFTEDMRPYFTALAQEVTTGLDACGYVFCPGEMMASAPRWCQPLATWRGYFRNWIGKPSPEAQMLASVMFDLRAIGGDPALLDALQHDTLREASKNSIFVAHMVSNSLKHTPPLGLLRGFATIRSGEYKNRIDLKHSGVVPVVDLGRVYALQGRLAMANTRARLEAAVAAGVLSQSGGQDLIDAYDLIAETRLEHQARQAKAGEAPDNYLAPSSLSDFERSHLRNAFVVVKSLQSALGHGKGMLG, encoded by the coding sequence ATGCCGATCGACAAAGACGCCCTGCGCAGGTTCCTGACCTCGGTCCACCCCTACGACGCGCTTGCGCCCGAGGTGCTCGAGGAGCTGCTGCCCGCCTTCCGTCCGCAGAGCATCGCCGCGGACCAGCCGGTCTACGAACTCGACGCCCCGCTCGAGGGGCTCTACCTGATCCATTCCGGCGGCGTCGCCGTGCGCGACCGCAACGACGTGCAGATCTCCGCGCTGGGACCGCGCAACTCCTTCGGCGAACGCGGCCTGACCCGCGACGGCCGCGCCGTGACCTCCGCCCGCACGACCGAGGACTCGCTCCTGCTGGTCCTGCCCCGCCCCGACTTCCTGCGCCTCGTCGAGACCCAGCCCGCCGTGGCGAAGTTCTTCGACCGGGGCCGCGCCGCCAAGCCCCGGCGCGCCGACCTCGCCACCAGCCGGGTCGAGACGCTGATGGCCACCCGCACCCTCACCTGCCCGCCCGAAACGACCGTCCGCGAGGCAGCGCGCATGATGGACGAGCGCCACGTCTCCTCGATCTGCATCACCGAGGACGGCATGCTGCGCGGCATCGCCACCGTCCGCGACCTCTCGGGCAAGGTGGTGGGCGGCGGCCTGCCGCTCGACACGCCCGTGACCCGGGTGATGACCGCAGCACCCGTGACGCTGCCGCCCTCGGCCATCGGCTCCGACGTGCTGCACATGATGATGGAGCGGCGCATCGGCCACGTGCCGATCACCGAGGGGCCGCGCCTCGTCGGCATGGTCACCCAGACCGACCTGACCCGCTTCCAGGCGATGACCTCGGCCGAGCTGGTGTCCGAGATCGCGCAGGCCGGTGACGTGCAGGCCATGGCCCGCGTCACTGCCCGCATCCCGCAACTGCTGGTGCAGCTCGTCGCGGGCGGCAACCGGCACGAGGTCACGACCCGGCTGATCACCGACATTGCCGACACCGCCACCCGGCGGCTCCTGACGCTGGCAGAGGCCAGGCTGGGCCGCCCCCCGGTCCCCTACCTCTGGGCCGCCTGCGGCAGCCAGGGCCGGCAGGAGCAGACCGGCGTCTCGGACCAGGACAACGTGCTGATCCTCTCGGACGACTTCACCGAGGACATGCGCCCCTATTTCACCGCGCTGGCACAGGAGGTCACCACCGGCCTCGACGCCTGCGGCTACGTCTTCTGCCCGGGCGAGATGATGGCCTCTGCCCCGCGCTGGTGCCAGCCGCTCGCCACCTGGCGCGGCTATTTCCGCAACTGGATCGGCAAGCCCAGCCCCGAGGCGCAGATGCTCGCCTCCGTCATGTTCGACCTGCGCGCCATCGGCGGCGACCCCGCCCTGCTCGACGCGCTGCAGCACGACACCCTGCGCGAAGCCTCGAAGAACTCGATCTTCGTGGCCCACATGGTGTCGAACTCCCTCAAACACACGCCGCCGCTGGGCCTCCTGCGCGGCTTCGCCACGATCCGCTCGGGCGAATACAAGAACCGCATCGACCTGAAGCATTCCGGCGTCGTGCCGGTGGTGGACCTCGGCCGCGTCTACGCCCTGCAGGGACGGCTGGCCATGGCCAACACCCGCGCGCGGCTGGAGGCGGCGGTCGCCGCGGGCGTCCTCAGCCAGAGCGGCGGACAGGACCTGATCGACGCCTACGACCTGATCGCCGAGACGCGGCTGGAACATCAGGCCCGGCAGGCCAAGGCCGGCGAGGCCCCGGACAACTACCTCGCGCCCTCCAGCCTCTCCGACTTTGAGCGAAGTCATTTGCGCAACGCCTTCGTCGTGGTGAAGTCGCTGCAATCGGCACTGGGACACGGTAAGGGTATGCTGGGGTGA
- a CDS encoding sodium:solute symporter family protein encodes MDQFTINLLFVGASFALYIGIAIWARAGSTSEFYAAGRGVHPVTNGMATAADWMSAASFLSMAGLIAFTGYDNSAFLMGWTGGYVLLALLLAPYLRKFGKFTVSEFIGDRFYSPTARLVAVLCLIIASITYVIGQMTGVGVAFGRFLEVDTTTGLLIGAVIVFAYAVFGGMKGVTYTQVAQYVVLILAYTIPAIFISLQLTGNPIPALGLFGSTADGTPLLTTLDQIVTDLGFNQYTAHNGDTLNMVLFTLSLMIGTAGLPHVIMRFFTVPKVSDARWSAGWALVFIALLYLTAPAVGAMARLNITQQFWPEGTAAQAVSIEQIENDPEYDWMATWQQTGMLGWEDKNGDGRIQYYNDKSPDMQERATAEGWTGNELTNFNNDILVLANPEIANLPGWVIGLIAAGGLAAALSTAAGLLLAISSAVSHDLMKGQLTPNISEKGELMAARVAMAVSIAVATWLGLNPPGFAAQTVALAFGLAAASIFPVLMMGIFSKVNNKGAVAGMLAGLIVTLVYIFLHKGWFFIPDTNSYTDAAPLFIGIKSTSFGAVGALINFAVAFTVSSMTKPIPREIEELVESVRIPRGAGTAVDGH; translated from the coding sequence ATGGATCAGTTTACCATCAACCTGCTGTTCGTGGGCGCGTCCTTCGCGCTCTACATCGGCATCGCGATCTGGGCCCGTGCGGGTTCCACATCGGAATTCTACGCCGCAGGCCGCGGCGTTCACCCGGTCACCAACGGCATGGCCACCGCGGCGGACTGGATGTCCGCGGCGTCGTTCCTGTCGATGGCGGGCCTCATCGCCTTCACCGGCTACGACAACTCCGCCTTCCTGATGGGCTGGACCGGCGGCTACGTGCTGCTTGCCCTGCTGCTCGCGCCCTACCTGCGCAAGTTCGGCAAGTTCACCGTATCCGAGTTCATCGGCGACCGCTTCTACTCGCCGACCGCGCGCCTTGTCGCGGTGCTCTGCCTGATCATCGCCTCCATCACCTACGTGATCGGCCAGATGACCGGCGTCGGCGTGGCCTTCGGCCGCTTCCTCGAGGTCGACACCACCACCGGCCTCTTGATCGGCGCGGTGATCGTGTTCGCCTACGCGGTGTTCGGCGGCATGAAGGGCGTGACCTACACGCAGGTCGCGCAGTACGTCGTGCTGATCCTCGCCTACACCATCCCGGCGATCTTCATCTCGCTGCAGTTGACCGGCAACCCGATCCCGGCGCTCGGCCTCTTCGGCTCGACCGCGGACGGCACGCCGCTGCTGACGACGCTGGACCAGATCGTCACCGACCTGGGCTTCAACCAGTACACGGCGCACAACGGCGACACGCTCAACATGGTGCTCTTCACCCTGTCGCTGATGATCGGCACCGCCGGTCTGCCGCACGTCATCATGCGGTTCTTCACCGTGCCGAAGGTCTCTGACGCACGCTGGTCGGCGGGCTGGGCCCTGGTCTTCATCGCGCTGCTGTACCTGACGGCCCCGGCCGTGGGCGCAATGGCCCGCCTGAACATCACCCAGCAGTTCTGGCCCGAAGGCACCGCGGCGCAGGCCGTGAGCATCGAGCAGATCGAGAACGACCCCGAGTACGACTGGATGGCAACCTGGCAGCAGACCGGCATGCTCGGCTGGGAAGACAAGAACGGCGACGGCCGCATCCAGTACTACAACGACAAGTCGCCCGACATGCAGGAACGGGCCACCGCAGAAGGCTGGACCGGCAACGAGCTGACCAACTTCAACAACGACATCCTGGTTCTCGCGAACCCGGAAATCGCCAACCTGCCCGGCTGGGTCATCGGCCTCATCGCCGCCGGCGGTCTCGCCGCCGCGCTCTCGACCGCGGCCGGTCTCCTGCTCGCCATCTCCTCGGCCGTCAGCCACGACCTCATGAAGGGCCAGCTGACCCCGAACATCTCGGAGAAGGGCGAACTGATGGCGGCCCGCGTCGCCATGGCCGTATCCATCGCCGTCGCCACCTGGCTCGGTCTCAACCCCCCGGGCTTCGCGGCACAGACGGTGGCGCTTGCCTTCGGCCTCGCCGCGGCGTCGATCTTCCCGGTCCTGATGATGGGCATCTTCTCGAAGGTGAACAACAAGGGCGCGGTGGCCGGCATGCTTGCGGGCCTGATCGTGACCCTCGTCTACATCTTCCTGCACAAGGGTTGGTTCTTCATCCCCGACACCAACAGCTACACCGACGCGGCGCCGCTGTTCATCGGGATCAAGTCCACCTCCTTCGGTGCGGTGGGCGCGCTCATCAACTTCGCGGTGGCCTTCACCGTGTCGTCGATGACCAAGCCGATCCCGCGCGAGATCGAGGAACTGGTTGAATCGGTCCGCATCCCGCGCGGTGCAGGTACCGCGGTCGACGGCCACTGA
- a CDS encoding DUF4212 domain-containing protein — protein MADHTTNSAAQAEAGKSYWQANLRLIIICLVIWALCSFGFGILLRPLLSGIAVGGTDLGFWFAQQGSILVFLALIFFYAWRMNKLDKEFGVDEE, from the coding sequence ATGGCGGACCATACCACAAATTCGGCCGCGCAGGCTGAGGCTGGCAAGAGCTACTGGCAAGCCAACCTGCGCCTCATCATCATCTGCCTCGTCATCTGGGCGCTGTGCAGCTTCGGTTTCGGCATCCTGCTGCGCCCGCTGCTGTCCGGCATCGCCGTGGGCGGCACCGACCTGGGCTTCTGGTTTGCCCAGCAGGGGTCGATCCTGGTCTTCCTGGCGCTGATCTTCTTCTACGCCTGGCGGATGAACAAGCTCGATAAAGAATTCGGCGTGGACGAGGAATAA
- a CDS encoding adenylate kinase gives MDGAQTPNTSPVLILLGPPGAGKGTQARMLEEQFGFVQLSTGDLLRAAVAAGTEAGQRAKSVMEAGELVSDEIVIAILRDRMAQPDCAKGVILDGFPRTAVQAEALDRLLEETGQKIDAAVSLEVDDAAMVTRISGRYTCGTCGEGYHDSFKQPKATGTCDKCGGTEFRRRADDNAETVASRLDAYHAQTAPLIAYYKAQGALIGIDAMGEIDDIARKMTAIVKTATA, from the coding sequence ATGGACGGCGCACAGACCCCGAACACCTCCCCCGTTCTGATCCTGCTCGGCCCCCCGGGGGCCGGCAAGGGCACGCAGGCCCGGATGCTCGAAGAGCAGTTCGGCTTCGTCCAGCTCAGCACCGGCGACCTCCTGCGCGCAGCAGTCGCCGCGGGCACCGAGGCCGGCCAGCGCGCCAAGTCGGTGATGGAAGCGGGCGAGCTTGTCTCGGACGAGATCGTCATCGCCATCCTGCGCGACCGCATGGCCCAGCCCGACTGCGCGAAGGGCGTCATCCTCGACGGCTTCCCGCGCACCGCGGTGCAGGCGGAGGCGCTCGACCGGCTGCTTGAGGAGACCGGCCAGAAGATCGACGCCGCCGTCAGCCTCGAGGTCGACGACGCCGCGATGGTGACCCGCATCTCCGGCCGCTACACCTGCGGCACCTGCGGCGAGGGCTACCACGACAGCTTCAAGCAGCCGAAGGCGACGGGCACCTGCGACAAGTGCGGCGGGACGGAGTTCAGGCGCCGCGCCGACGACAACGCCGAGACGGTGGCCAGCCGTCTGGACGCCTACCACGCCCAGACCGCGCCGCTCATTGCCTACTACAAGGCCCAGGGCGCGCTGATCGGCATCGATGCCATGGGCGAAATCGACGACATCGCGCGCAAGATGACCGCGATCGTGAAGACGGCCACGGCCTGA